One part of the Roseomonas gilardii genome encodes these proteins:
- a CDS encoding Hsp20 family protein gives MNAFDLSPLLRTAIGFDRMARLVDTARAAADGPAYPPYNIERVSDDGYVLTMAVAGFGPDDIEITAQDNVLVVSGKAAQDDTQRRYLHRGIAGRAFERRFVLADHIQVQGADMENGLLHVSLKREVPEALKPRRIAIGTAAPRAALEVANESGEGQPRAA, from the coding sequence GTGAACGCTTTCGACCTTTCCCCCCTTCTGCGCACCGCCATCGGCTTCGACCGCATGGCGCGGCTGGTGGACACCGCCCGCGCCGCCGCGGATGGGCCCGCCTATCCACCCTATAATATCGAGCGCGTGTCGGATGACGGCTATGTGCTGACGATGGCCGTGGCGGGCTTCGGCCCCGACGACATCGAGATCACGGCGCAGGACAATGTCCTCGTGGTGTCCGGCAAGGCGGCGCAGGATGACACGCAGCGCCGCTACCTGCATCGCGGCATCGCCGGCCGCGCCTTCGAGCGCCGCTTCGTGCTCGCGGACCATATCCAGGTCCAGGGCGCCGACATGGAGAACGGCCTCCTGCACGTCTCCCTGAAGCGCGAGGTGCCCGAGGCGCTGAAGCCCCGCCGCATTGCCATCGGAACGGCCGCGCCGCGCGCCGCCCTGGAAGTGGCGAACGAATCGGGTGAAGGCCAGCCCAGGGCCGCCTGA
- a CDS encoding radical SAM/SPASM domain-containing protein, translating to MSSPCHRIPALDARVTRPEQIMRPRAAMAPRSLRRQQVDTDIARMTGFTPEPDLFNILILNYTMKCPLACDYCCYGCSPKRSETMDEALALDLVDQAAELGIFAQCGFTGGEALIFHDEIMRITARMQKHGLPFSMISSCYWAKDMAEARRVLRDLAAHGIDVFTATHDPSHQNWVPLQYVRNAIDAARECGVRVCLCSSFYDDTMRLEQIFPEYAGQPDIDIVNRVVLPDVGRMGQRNISVTPASYGHVPQSPGFGSCYKRIYHDITVFWDGEVYPCCSVYNREMPKLSLGNVYRDTLSEVWDRAEGSLLLRVMKSQNFAELYRLLREADADLARDLPDPSQAVGPCHLCHRLFRDPVLADRILAVMERLECERITQLLAAVRAQKGDAAGERVILDTLRSVSIV from the coding sequence ATGTCGAGCCCCTGCCACCGCATCCCCGCACTCGATGCCCGCGTGACGCGCCCGGAACAGATCATGCGGCCGCGAGCGGCCATGGCGCCGCGCTCCCTGCGGCGGCAGCAGGTCGATACGGACATCGCCCGCATGACCGGCTTCACGCCGGAGCCGGATCTCTTCAACATCCTGATCCTCAACTACACGATGAAATGCCCGCTGGCCTGCGACTACTGCTGCTACGGCTGCTCGCCGAAGCGCAGCGAGACCATGGACGAGGCGCTGGCGCTGGACCTGGTCGATCAGGCCGCCGAACTCGGCATCTTCGCGCAATGCGGCTTCACCGGCGGCGAGGCGCTGATCTTCCACGACGAGATCATGCGCATCACCGCGCGCATGCAGAAGCACGGCCTGCCCTTCTCCATGATCTCCTCCTGCTACTGGGCGAAGGACATGGCGGAGGCGCGGCGCGTGCTGCGCGACCTCGCCGCCCATGGCATCGACGTCTTCACCGCCACGCACGACCCGAGCCACCAGAACTGGGTGCCGCTGCAATACGTGCGCAACGCCATCGACGCGGCCCGCGAATGCGGCGTGCGCGTCTGCCTCTGCTCCAGCTTCTACGACGACACGATGCGGCTGGAGCAGATCTTCCCCGAATATGCGGGACAGCCCGATATCGACATCGTCAACCGCGTCGTGCTGCCCGATGTCGGGCGCATGGGGCAACGCAACATCTCCGTCACGCCGGCGAGCTACGGCCATGTGCCGCAAAGCCCCGGCTTCGGCAGTTGCTACAAGCGGATCTACCACGACATCACGGTCTTCTGGGATGGCGAGGTCTATCCCTGCTGCTCGGTCTACAACCGCGAGATGCCGAAGCTCAGCCTCGGCAATGTCTATCGCGACACGCTGTCCGAGGTCTGGGATCGCGCCGAGGGCTCCCTGCTGCTGCGGGTGATGAAGAGCCAGAACTTCGCGGAGCTCTACCGCCTGCTGCGGGAGGCCGATGCCGATCTGGCACGCGATCTTCCCGACCCGTCGCAGGCGGTGGGCCCCTGCCATCTCTGCCACCGCCTGTTCCGCGACCCCGTCCTGGCCGACCGCATCCTGGCGGTGATGGAGCGGCTGGAATGCGAGCGGATCACCCAGCTTCTCGCCGCGGTGCGGGCGCAGAAGGGCGATGCGGCCGGGGAGCGTGTCATCCTCGACACCCTCCGCTCGGTCAGCATCGTCTGA
- the pdxY gene encoding pyridoxal kinase PdxY, with the protein MNILSIQSWVAYGHVGNASAVFPLQRLGAEVWALNTVQFSNHTGYGAWRGQVFGAELIRELVAGIEERGVLGTCDAVLSGYMGDAAIGEAILEAVARVRAANPQALYCCDPVIGDVGRGVFVRPGIPEFMRDRALPAADIVTPNQFELEWLTGRAVGTLAEAKEAVRALQERGPRCVLVTSLRVEDTPADAIEMLAAEGGHFWRVRTPLLPISVNGAGDAIAALFLFHRLRWGDARVAVSSAASSIHGLLRRTAEAGSREILTVAAQDEFVRPSQTFVAEPC; encoded by the coding sequence ATGAACATCCTCTCCATCCAGTCCTGGGTCGCCTATGGCCATGTCGGCAATGCCTCCGCCGTGTTCCCGCTGCAGCGGCTGGGCGCCGAGGTCTGGGCGCTCAACACCGTGCAGTTCTCCAACCACACGGGCTATGGCGCCTGGCGTGGCCAGGTCTTCGGGGCGGAGCTGATCCGCGAACTGGTGGCGGGGATCGAGGAGCGCGGCGTGCTCGGCACCTGCGACGCGGTGCTGTCCGGCTACATGGGCGATGCCGCGATCGGCGAGGCGATCCTGGAAGCGGTGGCGCGGGTGCGGGCGGCCAACCCGCAGGCGCTCTATTGCTGCGACCCGGTGATCGGCGATGTCGGGCGCGGGGTCTTCGTCCGCCCGGGCATCCCGGAATTCATGCGCGACCGGGCCCTGCCCGCCGCCGATATCGTCACCCCCAACCAGTTCGAGCTGGAATGGCTGACCGGGCGCGCCGTCGGCACGCTGGCCGAGGCGAAGGAGGCCGTGCGCGCCCTGCAGGAACGGGGCCCGCGCTGCGTGCTCGTGACCTCGCTGCGGGTGGAGGACACGCCGGCCGACGCCATTGAGATGCTGGCGGCGGAGGGCGGGCATTTCTGGCGCGTCCGCACCCCGCTGCTGCCGATCTCGGTCAACGGGGCGGGCGATGCCATCGCGGCGCTGTTCCTGTTCCACCGGCTGCGCTGGGGCGATGCGCGGGTGGCGGTCTCCTCCGCCGCGTCCTCGATCCACGGGCTGCTGCGGCGGACGGCCGAGGCGGGTTCGCGCGAGATCCTGACCGTGGCGGCACAGGACGAGTTCGTGCGGCCCAGCCAGACCTTCGTGGCGGAGCCCTGCTGA
- a CDS encoding alpha/beta hydrolase family protein — protein MRGKTILALAGLVAGLPVLAPAAARAAPGPVACPDGLPAGTECRRGRDANGAYYWIAVPKDWNGTLVVHSHGGPRLGAPKPDDPVEDLQRFAVTVSEGYAWAGSSYRRGGYGVRMAAEDTENLRQLFVAEVAKPKRTFIHGQSWGGNVAAKAIELYPGSYDGALLTSGVLAGGTEGYGYRTDLRAVYQYYCHNHPRPDEPQYPLNIGLPAGQRMTAKELAERVDACTGVDKPAAERSPEQARKLAEITAVTRVPERTLASHMNWATFLYRDIVTERLGGRSPFGNEGVRYTGSSDDAALNAGVARLRADPKAVAELAGDSDLTGKVTIPTLTIHAIDDPTAFVEHESHYRAVREKAGTAGLLVQNFTREHVHSKLHTPEYAAAFAALSRWVDTKQAPEPAAIAASCEGYRKAYPETCLFDPGFHPAPYDSRVYPRDPAGKD, from the coding sequence ATGCGTGGAAAGACGATCCTGGCCCTGGCCGGGCTGGTGGCGGGCCTGCCCGTGCTGGCGCCAGCGGCCGCGCGGGCCGCACCCGGCCCGGTCGCCTGCCCCGATGGCCTGCCCGCCGGCACGGAATGTCGGCGCGGGCGCGATGCCAACGGCGCCTATTACTGGATCGCGGTGCCGAAGGACTGGAACGGCACGCTGGTGGTGCACAGCCATGGCGGCCCCCGCCTCGGCGCGCCGAAGCCGGACGATCCGGTGGAGGACCTCCAGCGCTTCGCCGTCACCGTCTCGGAGGGCTATGCCTGGGCCGGCAGCAGCTACCGCCGCGGCGGCTATGGCGTGCGCATGGCGGCGGAGGATACCGAGAACCTTCGCCAGCTTTTCGTGGCCGAGGTGGCGAAGCCGAAGCGCACCTTCATCCACGGCCAGTCCTGGGGCGGCAATGTCGCGGCCAAGGCGATCGAGCTCTATCCCGGCAGCTATGACGGGGCGCTGCTGACCAGCGGCGTGCTGGCGGGCGGCACGGAGGGCTATGGCTACCGCACCGATCTGCGCGCCGTGTACCAGTACTACTGCCACAACCACCCCAGGCCCGATGAGCCGCAGTATCCGCTGAACATCGGCCTGCCCGCCGGTCAGCGGATGACGGCGAAGGAACTGGCGGAGCGGGTCGATGCCTGCACCGGCGTCGACAAGCCGGCGGCGGAGCGCAGCCCGGAGCAGGCGCGGAAGCTGGCGGAGATCACCGCCGTGACGCGGGTGCCGGAGCGCACGCTGGCCTCGCACATGAACTGGGCGACCTTCCTGTACCGCGACATCGTGACGGAGCGCCTGGGCGGCCGCAGCCCCTTCGGCAACGAGGGCGTGCGCTACACGGGCTCCTCCGACGACGCGGCACTGAACGCGGGCGTGGCGCGGCTGCGGGCCGATCCGAAGGCCGTGGCGGAACTGGCCGGGGACAGCGACCTGACCGGCAAGGTCACGATCCCGACCCTGACGATCCACGCGATCGACGATCCCACCGCCTTCGTCGAGCACGAGAGCCATTACCGCGCGGTGCGGGAGAAGGCGGGCACGGCGGGGCTGCTGGTGCAGAACTTCACGCGGGAGCATGTGCACAGCAAGCTGCACACGCCGGAATACGCCGCCGCCTTCGCGGCCCTGTCGCGCTGGGTGGACACGAAGCAGGCGCCGGAACCGGCGGCGATCGCGGCCTCCTGCGAGGGCTATCGCAAGGCCTATCCGGAAACCTGCCTCTTCGACCCCGGCTTCCACCCGGCGCCCTATGACAGCCGGGTCTATCCGCGCGACCCGGCCGGGAAGGACTGA
- the rpmE gene encoding 50S ribosomal protein L31: MKPDIHPDYHEITVIMTDGSTFKTRSCMGKEGDTLRLDIDPKSHPAWTGQQRVIDTGGQIAKFNKKFAGIGARKKG, encoded by the coding sequence ATGAAGCCCGATATCCATCCCGACTATCACGAGATCACGGTCATCATGACCGACGGCAGCACCTTCAAGACCCGCTCCTGCATGGGCAAGGAAGGCGACACGCTGCGTCTGGACATCGATCCGAAGTCCCATCCGGCCTGGACCGGCCAGCAGCGCGTGATCGACACGGGCGGGCAGATCGCCAAGTTCAACAAGAAGTTCGCCGGCATCGGCGCCCGCAAGAAGGGCTGA
- a CDS encoding DMT family transporter → MTPSWIALAAAIGTSLLGQILLKAGTLGEGGFLTQLFRWQTIIGLGAYGGAALLYIVALRKLPMSVALPCTAVSYVAVAAIGHFAFGEMLGPAKVAALGLICAGVALLAVA, encoded by the coding sequence ATGACGCCGTCCTGGATTGCACTCGCCGCGGCGATCGGCACCTCGCTGCTCGGCCAGATCCTGCTCAAGGCCGGCACGCTGGGCGAGGGCGGCTTCCTCACCCAGCTCTTCCGCTGGCAGACCATCATCGGGCTCGGCGCCTATGGCGGCGCGGCGTTGCTCTACATCGTGGCGCTGCGCAAGCTGCCGATGAGCGTGGCGCTGCCCTGCACCGCCGTCTCCTATGTCGCGGTCGCGGCGATCGGGCATTTCGCCTTCGGCGAGATGCTGGGCCCGGCCAAGGTGGCGGCGCTCGGGCTGATCTGCGCCGGGGTCGCCCTGCTCGCCGTGGCCTGA
- a CDS encoding DUF3574 domain-containing protein: protein MAGPAAGITRGGRGLPALAVALALSACAAPPAAPAIACPDGLRQGVVAELFFGRNRDGAQVVGEAAWDAFLATEVTPRFPDGLTVLDAIGQWRGADGHAGREASKLLILALPGASPAEAASRLEPLAEAYRRRFQQESVLRLLRPACIGF from the coding sequence ATGGCCGGTCCCGCTGCCGGGATCACGCGCGGCGGGCGCGGCCTTCCCGCCCTCGCCGTGGCACTGGCCCTTTCCGCCTGTGCCGCGCCGCCTGCCGCTCCGGCCATCGCCTGCCCGGACGGGCTGCGGCAGGGCGTGGTGGCGGAGCTCTTCTTCGGCCGGAACCGCGATGGCGCTCAGGTGGTCGGCGAGGCTGCCTGGGATGCCTTCCTCGCCACCGAGGTCACGCCCCGCTTTCCGGATGGGCTGACGGTGCTCGACGCCATCGGCCAGTGGCGTGGCGCGGATGGACACGCGGGGCGCGAGGCATCGAAGCTGCTGATCCTCGCCCTGCCCGGTGCCAGTCCGGCCGAGGCCGCGTCCCGGCTGGAGCCCCTCGCCGAAGCCTACCGGCGGCGTTTCCAGCAGGAATCCGTGCTGCGCCTCCTGCGTCCCGCCTGCATCGGCTTCTGA
- a CDS encoding trypsin-like serine peptidase: MFQVIEGPGFQWHGQEDNTRGTREALSVRRVCSQNEAFSQKEVLIGDNNLRPISFLEMGTRRARCVTQVIVTGLGLGTGFLIAPNLLLTNNHVIPSVDHARQTLLRFNYETDVSGQLMASSYYNCAPDMLFVTSEALDYTLVGVQGDPGMQFGFVPPYRTAASAGMRVNIIQHPGGQPKQIGLVDNEVAYADGQVVQYLTDTMPGSSGSPVFDDGWALVALHHSGGWIPEPNGNSTHFRNEGIAFAAILDDWARLGLIS, translated from the coding sequence ATGTTCCAGGTGATCGAAGGCCCCGGCTTCCAGTGGCACGGGCAGGAAGACAACACGCGCGGCACGCGGGAGGCGCTGTCGGTGCGGCGCGTCTGCAGCCAGAACGAGGCCTTCTCGCAGAAGGAGGTGCTGATCGGCGACAACAACCTGCGGCCCATCTCCTTCCTGGAGATGGGGACGCGCCGGGCGCGCTGCGTCACGCAGGTGATCGTCACCGGCCTCGGCCTCGGCACCGGCTTCCTGATCGCGCCCAACCTGCTGCTGACGAACAACCATGTGATCCCGAGCGTGGATCACGCGCGCCAGACCCTGCTGCGCTTCAACTACGAGACGGATGTCTCCGGCCAGCTCATGGCCAGCAGCTACTACAACTGCGCGCCGGACATGCTCTTCGTGACGAGCGAGGCGCTGGACTACACGCTGGTCGGCGTGCAGGGCGATCCGGGGATGCAGTTCGGCTTCGTGCCGCCCTACCGCACCGCCGCCTCGGCCGGCATGCGCGTGAACATCATCCAGCATCCGGGCGGCCAGCCCAAGCAGATCGGGCTGGTGGACAACGAGGTCGCCTATGCGGACGGGCAGGTGGTGCAGTACCTGACCGACACCATGCCAGGCTCCTCCGGCTCGCCGGTCTTCGATGACGGCTGGGCGCTGGTCGCCCTGCACCACAGCGGCGGCTGGATTCCGGAGCCGAACGGCAACAGCACGCATTTCCGCAACGAGGGCATCGCCTTCGCCGCCATCCTGGACGACTGGGCCCGGCTCGGCCTGATCTCCTGA
- a CDS encoding DUF1013 domain-containing protein, which produces MSSPLMPKATAVWLIDKTSLTFEQVADFVGMHPLEVQAIADGEVAQGIVGYDPVANGQLTRDEIARCETDPKARLKLLASPIPVPKKRGKGARYIPVSKRTDRPDGILWLLRNHPELTDTQIEKLLATTKETIAKVRDRTHANSANIKPRDPVILGLCTQSELNAAVAAAADRAPGAAPAIMPLAEDGAEAEGNY; this is translated from the coding sequence ATGTCCAGCCCCCTGATGCCCAAGGCCACCGCCGTGTGGCTGATCGACAAGACCTCCCTCACCTTCGAGCAGGTGGCCGATTTCGTCGGCATGCATCCGCTGGAGGTGCAGGCGATCGCCGATGGAGAGGTGGCGCAGGGCATCGTAGGCTATGACCCCGTCGCCAACGGCCAGTTGACGCGTGACGAGATCGCGCGCTGCGAGACCGACCCCAAGGCGCGGCTGAAGCTGCTGGCCAGCCCGATCCCGGTGCCCAAGAAGCGCGGCAAGGGCGCCCGCTACATCCCCGTCTCCAAGCGCACCGACCGGCCGGACGGCATCCTGTGGCTGCTCCGCAACCATCCCGAGCTGACCGACACCCAGATCGAGAAGCTGCTGGCCACCACCAAGGAGACCATCGCCAAGGTGCGCGACCGCACCCATGCGAACTCCGCCAACATCAAGCCGCGCGATCCGGTGATCCTGGGCCTCTGTACCCAGTCGGAGCTGAACGCCGCCGTGGCCGCCGCCGCCGATCGCGCCCCGGGCGCGGCCCCGGCGATCATGCCGCTGGCGGAGGACGGGGCCGAAGCCGAGGGCAACTACTGA